From Vicugna pacos chromosome 6, VicPac4, whole genome shotgun sequence, a single genomic window includes:
- the PLEK2 gene encoding pleckstrin-2 isoform X1 codes for MTPPETPSNSPALSPATPAQGHIVHNWKVRWFILRQNTLLYYKLQGGRKVTPPKGRILLDGCTITCPCLEYENRPLLIKLKTQTSTEYFLEACSREERDAWAFEITGAIHAGQPGKVQQLHILRNSFKLPPHISLHRIVDKLHDSSSGIRPSPNMEQGSTYKKTFLGSSLVDWLISNSFAASRLEAVTLASMLMEENFLRPVGARSTGAIRSGDLAEQFLDDSTALYTFAESCKKKISPKEDIDLSTVELSGTVVKQGYLAKQGHKRKNWKVRRFVLRKDPAFLHYYDPSKEENRPVGGFSLRGSLVSALEDNGVPTGVKGNVQGNLFKVITKDDTHYYIQASSKAERSEWIEAIKKLT; via the exons ATGACCCCACCTGAGACCCCCTCAAATTCCCCTGCCTTAAGTCCTGCCACACCAGCCCAG GGTCACATTGTCCACAACTGGAAGGTGCGATGGTTCATCCTCCGGCAGAACACGCTGCTGTACTACAAGCTCCAGGGGGGTCGGAAGGTGACCCCTCCCAAGGGCCGGATCCTTCTGGATGGCTGCACCATCACCTGCCCCTGCCTGGAGTATGAAAACCGGCCG CTCCTCATTAAGCTGAAAACTCAAACATCCACGGAGTACTTCCTGGAGGCCTGTTCTCGAGAGGAGAGGGACGCCTGGGCCTTTGAGATAACGGGGGCTATTCACGCCGGGCAGCCGGGGAAGGTCCAGCAACTCCACATACTGAGAAACTCCTTCAAGCTGCCCCCTCACATCAGCCTGCA TCGCATCGTGGACAAGCTGCACGACAGCAGCAGCGGAATTCGTCCAAGCCCCAACATGGAGCAGGGAAGCACCTACAAAAAGACCTTCTTAG GTTCCTCCCTGGTGGACTGGCTTATCTCCAACAGCTTTGCAGCCAGCCGTCTGGAGGCTGTGACCCTGGCCTCCATGCTCATGGAAGAGAACTTCCTTAGGCCGGTAGGCGCCCGAAGCACTGGAGCCATTCGCTCTGGGGACCTGGCTGAGCAGTTCCTGGATGACTCCACTGCCCTGTACACTTTC GCTGAGAGCTGCAAGAAGAAGATAAGCCCCAAGGAAGACATCGATCTCAGCACCGTGGAGTTAAGTGGCACAGTAGTGAAACAAGGCTATCTGGCCAAGCAG GGGCACAAGAGGAAAAACTGGAAGGTGCGGCGCTTTGTTCTGAGGAAGGACCCTGCTTTCCTGCATTACTACGACCCTTCCAAA GAAGAGAACCGGCCAGTGGGTGGGTTTTCTCTTCGTGGTTCACTTGTGTCTGCTCTGGAGGATAATGGTGTTCCTACTG gtGTTAAAGGGAATGTCCAGGGAAATCTCTTCAAAGTGATTACTAAGGATGACACACACTATTATATCCAGGCCAGTAGCAAGGCTGAGCGTTCAGAGTGGATTGAAGCTATCAAAAAGCTAACGTGA
- the PLEK2 gene encoding pleckstrin-2 isoform X2 yields MEDGVLKEGFLVKRGHIVHNWKVRWFILRQNTLLYYKLQGGRKVTPPKGRILLDGCTITCPCLEYENRPLLIKLKTQTSTEYFLEACSREERDAWAFEITGAIHAGQPGKVQQLHILRNSFKLPPHISLHRIVDKLHDSSSGIRPSPNMEQGSTYKKTFLGSSLVDWLISNSFAASRLEAVTLASMLMEENFLRPVGARSTGAIRSGDLAEQFLDDSTALYTFAESCKKKISPKEDIDLSTVELSGTVVKQGYLAKQGHKRKNWKVRRFVLRKDPAFLHYYDPSKEENRPVGGFSLRGSLVSALEDNGVPTGVKGNVQGNLFKVITKDDTHYYIQASSKAERSEWIEAIKKLT; encoded by the exons ATGGAGGACGGCGTGCTCAAGGAGGGCTTCCTCGTCAAGAGG GGTCACATTGTCCACAACTGGAAGGTGCGATGGTTCATCCTCCGGCAGAACACGCTGCTGTACTACAAGCTCCAGGGGGGTCGGAAGGTGACCCCTCCCAAGGGCCGGATCCTTCTGGATGGCTGCACCATCACCTGCCCCTGCCTGGAGTATGAAAACCGGCCG CTCCTCATTAAGCTGAAAACTCAAACATCCACGGAGTACTTCCTGGAGGCCTGTTCTCGAGAGGAGAGGGACGCCTGGGCCTTTGAGATAACGGGGGCTATTCACGCCGGGCAGCCGGGGAAGGTCCAGCAACTCCACATACTGAGAAACTCCTTCAAGCTGCCCCCTCACATCAGCCTGCA TCGCATCGTGGACAAGCTGCACGACAGCAGCAGCGGAATTCGTCCAAGCCCCAACATGGAGCAGGGAAGCACCTACAAAAAGACCTTCTTAG GTTCCTCCCTGGTGGACTGGCTTATCTCCAACAGCTTTGCAGCCAGCCGTCTGGAGGCTGTGACCCTGGCCTCCATGCTCATGGAAGAGAACTTCCTTAGGCCGGTAGGCGCCCGAAGCACTGGAGCCATTCGCTCTGGGGACCTGGCTGAGCAGTTCCTGGATGACTCCACTGCCCTGTACACTTTC GCTGAGAGCTGCAAGAAGAAGATAAGCCCCAAGGAAGACATCGATCTCAGCACCGTGGAGTTAAGTGGCACAGTAGTGAAACAAGGCTATCTGGCCAAGCAG GGGCACAAGAGGAAAAACTGGAAGGTGCGGCGCTTTGTTCTGAGGAAGGACCCTGCTTTCCTGCATTACTACGACCCTTCCAAA GAAGAGAACCGGCCAGTGGGTGGGTTTTCTCTTCGTGGTTCACTTGTGTCTGCTCTGGAGGATAATGGTGTTCCTACTG gtGTTAAAGGGAATGTCCAGGGAAATCTCTTCAAAGTGATTACTAAGGATGACACACACTATTATATCCAGGCCAGTAGCAAGGCTGAGCGTTCAGAGTGGATTGAAGCTATCAAAAAGCTAACGTGA